Proteins from a genomic interval of Lycium ferocissimum isolate CSIRO_LF1 chromosome 2, AGI_CSIRO_Lferr_CH_V1, whole genome shotgun sequence:
- the LOC132046678 gene encoding 2-hydroxyacyl-CoA lyase-like, with translation MSNTDHHTASTIDGNTFVAMCLARAGVDRMFGVVGIPVTSLANRAVGLGIRFIAFHNEQSAGYAASAYGYLTGRPGILLTVSGPGCVHGLAGLSNATVNTWPMVMISGSCDQKDSGRGDFQELDQIEAVKPFSKYSAKATDIMKVPSCVFSVLDWAGSGRPGGCYLDLPTDVLHQTISETEAEKLINEAENCRIKEVDVKSVVKHSEIEKAAGMLRQAERPLIVFGKGAAISRAENALKNLVESTGIPFLPTPMGKGLLPDNHELAATAARSLAIGKCDVALVVGARLNWLLHFGEPPKWSKDVKFILVDVDKEEIELRKPCAGLVGDATKVVEMLHKEIKDDPFCLGKSHPWVEALTKKSKENVLKMEAQLAKDVVPFNFMTPMRIIRDAILELGSPAPVVVSEGANTMDVGRSVLVQMEPRTRLDAGTWGTMGVGLGYCIAAAVACPERLVVAVEGDSGFGFSAMEVETLVRYQLPVVVIVFNNGGVYGGDRRNSEEITGPYKEDPAPTSFVPGASYHLLIEAFGGKGYLVGTPDELRSALTESFSARKPAVINVTIDPYAGAESGRMQHKN, from the exons ATGTCTAACACCGATCACCACACCGCATCTACTATCGACGGCAACACTTTCGTTGCCATGTGCCTTGCACGTGCCGGCGTAGACCGTATGTTCGGTGTGGTCGGTATACCCGTTACTTCCTTAGCGAACCGGGCGGTCGGGTTAGGAATCCGGTTCATTGCTTTCCACAATGAGCAATCCGCCGGTTACGCTGCTTCAGCCTACGGTTATCTTACGGGTCGACCCGGAATTCTACTCACCGTTTCCGGGCCGGGTTGCGTTCATGGGCTCGCCGGACTTTCCAATGCAACCGTTAATACTTGGCCCATGGTCATGATTTCCGGGTCATGTGATCAGAAAGATTCGGGTCGGGGCGATTTTCAAGAATTAGATCAAATTGAAGCTGTTAAACCCTTTTCTAAATACTCAGCTAAAGCTACTGATATAATGAAAGTACCTAGCTGTGTTTTCAGTGTTTTggattgggccgggtcgggtaggCCTGGTGGTTGTTATTTGGATCTTCCTACTGATGTGCTTCATCAAACTATTAGTGAAACTGAAGCAGAGAAATTGATTAATGAAGCTGAGAATTGTAGGATTAAGGAGGTTGATGTTAAATCTGTTGTTAAGCATTCGGAAATCGAAAAGGCGGCTGGTATGTTAAGGCAAGCAGAGAGGCCTTTGATTGTGTTTGGAAAAGGGGCAGCAATTTCTAGAGCTGAAAATGCTTTGAAGAATTTAGTTGAAAGTACTGGAATACCCTTTTTGCCAACACCAATGGGAAAGGGGTTATTGCCTGATAATCATGAGCTAGCTGCTACCGCCGCCAGATCACTGGCAATTGGAAAATGTGATGTGGCATTGGTCGTCGGGGCGAGGCTTAATTGGCTTTTGCATTTTGGAGAGCCACCAAAGTGGTCTAAGGATGTGAAGTTTATCTTAGTTGATGTTGATAAGGAGGAGATTGAGTTAAGGAAACCATGTGCAGGGTTAGTTGGTGATGCTACTAAGGTTGTTGAGATGTTACATAAGGAGATTAAGGATGACCCTTTTTGTTTAGGGAAGTCCCATCCTTGGGTTGAGGCATTAACCAAGAAGAGTAAggaaaatgttttgaaaatggAGGCGCAGCTGGCAAAAGATGTTGTACCATTTAATTTTATGACACCAATGAGAATTATTAGGGATGCAATATTGGAATTGGGAAGTCCTGCTCCGGTTGTTGTCTCTGAAGGTGCGAATACTATGGATGTGGGGCGATCCGTATTAGTTCAGATGGAGCCAAGGACTCGGTTGGATGCGGGGACTTGGGGGACAATGGGAGTTGGTTTGGGGTACTGCATTGCAGCTGCTGTTGCTTGTCCTGAAAGGCTTGTAGTAGCTGTTGAAGGGGACTCGGGATTTGGCTTCAGTGCCATGGAAGTTGAG ACCCTAGTTCGCTATCAGCTCCCTGTTGTGGTTATAGTCTTTAACAATGGCGGAGTTTACGGTGGTGATAGGAGGAACTCTGAAGAAATCACCGGGCCTTACAAAGAAGATCCAGCACCCACCTCTTTTGTTCCTGGTGCATCATATCATCTTCTAATTGAAGCCTTTGGAGGAAAAGGATACCTTGTTGGGACACCAGATGAACTCAGATCTGCACTTACTGAATCTTTTTCTGCTAGGAAGCCTGCTGTTATCAACGTAACAATTGATCCTTATGCTGGTGCTGAAAGTGGGAGGATGCAGCACAAAAACTGA